The following nucleotide sequence is from Chloracidobacterium validum.
ACTATGGGGATTATCCCCAAATCGAGGATGGGGTTGGGATGATCCGGCGGTTCATGGATGGCTTTCAAAAAGCCGTCCGGCGCGCGCGGAAGCGCCCACCAACCGGAACGTTTCCCACGACGACGGTCGCCACCGGAGCACTCTTTGCTTCGCAGTTGTCCCGCCTGGCCGAACAGCTCAACGGGATATTCGGCACGCGCCTGCGCACCGTAGCGATTCCGAATGAGTATTTTGGTCACGAGGTCAACGTGGCCGGGCTGGTGACCGGCAGTGACCTCATTGCCGCGCGCGACGCCTTCCAGGGTGAGCGGCTGCTCATCCCGAATGAAATGGTGATGGGCGAGCGCCATCTTTTCCTCGATAATTTGACGCTTGAGGATGTGCGTAACCGCCTTGGCATGAAGGTTCAACTGGCCGGCGTCACAGGCGAGGACTTTGTCAAGGCAGCACTTGAAACTGGTCACTAACCCCGCAAGCTGGCCGCCTGGGCGTTGGCCGTACCAGCCGGCTCGAACGCCCCGAAGCTGGCCGAGCAGCCTGCCCGTAGTGGCTCACAACGACGACCCACCGCTGTTTGCGCGCCGCCGGACGAGATAGCCATCCCGCGCCTTGACTTTGACATTTTTGCGCGTGACGACCTTGACTTCAATCTTGCGATAACCGGGTGTGTCAGGGTCTTGTGGCTCGTAGGACAGTAAATAATAGCGCCGCGCGGCCTGGTCAATCCGCTGAAAGGCGCGCTCCAGGTCAATGACCTTCTGCGGAAAGGCAACGTCGCCACCGGTGCGCGTGCACAACTTGCGCAGTTCTTGGTCGTCTTCGCCAGCCACCATCCCTGCGCCCGTCCCAAAGAAACCGGCATTTCGCGTGCTGATGCCAAAGATCAGCACTTCGTAGCGCTGGGCAATCTCAATGGCTTCCTCCAGGGTATGTTCACTCGCCGTATCCGCGCCGTCTGTGATGATGATGATGATTTTGCGCGGCGTCGGCACGTTGTACATCTTTTCTTCGCAAACTCGGTACACTGCGTCATAGAGCGCCGTATCACCACTCGCCTTGACATCCGTGATGGCCTTGGCCAGCAGGTTTGTGTCATCCGTGAAATCCTGCCGCAACTGAACGGTTGAATCGAAGGTCACAAAGAGCGCCTGGTCCTTGCGCCGCCGAATGATGGTCTGAAGAAACGAAATCGTCGCCTCTTTTTGAAACTTCAGCTTTGGCTTGATGCTGGCGCTGGTGTCCATGAGGATGGCAACAAACAGCGGCAGGTCAGTTTTGTCTTCAAACGACTCAATCTTTTGCTTTTTCTTGTTTTCGTAGATTTCAAAGTCATCCTTGGACAGCTTGCTGATGAAGCGGTCATCCTGATCGGTCACGATCACTGGCACGGTGACGTTCGTAATGCGGATGATGTCATTGTCTTCCAGGTTCTGGGGTGCGGACTGGGGCGCCGTTGGACGTTGCGGCGCCGGTTGCGCTCGCAGGGGAAGCGCCGGAAGCCCGGCCAACGTCATCCCAAGCAGCAGGGTGACGGTTAATCTCAAACGTAAGTCGCACAGATAGTTCATCACTCGATTGGCCATAACGTCGTTCATCTTACATAAAGTCAGCAAGACTCATACTCTCGCACGGCGGCACGACTCGATAACGGCCCGGGCGGCGTATCTAACCCGGCAGACGACGCCGAATTGGGGCCACGCGCAAGCTGGGTCTTTTCGGCATGGCGAGCAAGCGCCAAGTCAATGAGTTGGTTGAGTATGGAAGGCAGCGACCGCCCACTTGCCTCCCACAGCTTGGGATACATACTGATGCGCGTAAATCCTGGCATCGTATTGATTTCATTGACCATAATCTCACCGGTCTGGGGCAGCAGAAAGAAATCCACCCGCGCCAGGCCGGCGCCATCCAGGGCTTGAAAAGCGCGAACCGCCAGCGCACGAATCGCCGCCGTCTGGTCTGGCGTAAGCCGTGCCGGGATGACCAACTGCGATTGGCTGTCGGGTGAGTACTTGTCGGCGTAGTCATAAAACGCGGCCGAGCTGATGATTTCCCCCGGCAAGCTGGCTTCTGGATGGTCATTGCCGAGTACGCTGACCTCAATTTCACGGACATCGTAACCTTTTTCAACAATGATGCGGCGGTCGTACCGCGCGGCCAGCTCAACGGCTGATTTGAAATTCGACACATCGTCCACGCGGGTGATGCCGACCGACGAACCCAAGTTGGCTGGCTTGACAAATAATGGAAAGCCAAGCTCTTCAACGATACTGTCGGTCAGGCGCTGGGCG
It contains:
- a CDS encoding VWA domain-containing protein, with translation MANRVMNYLCDLRLRLTVTLLLGMTLAGLPALPLRAQPAPQRPTAPQSAPQNLEDNDIIRITNVTVPVIVTDQDDRFISKLSKDDFEIYENKKKQKIESFEDKTDLPLFVAILMDTSASIKPKLKFQKEATISFLQTIIRRRKDQALFVTFDSTVQLRQDFTDDTNLLAKAITDVKASGDTALYDAVYRVCEEKMYNVPTPRKIIIIITDGADTASEHTLEEAIEIAQRYEVLIFGISTRNAGFFGTGAGMVAGEDDQELRKLCTRTGGDVAFPQKVIDLERAFQRIDQAARRYYLLSYEPQDPDTPGYRKIEVKVVTRKNVKVKARDGYLVRRRANSGGSSL
- a CDS encoding D-alanine--D-alanine ligase family protein, whose product is MLVQQRQTVGVIFGGRSGEHEVSLRSAATILSALDPEKYNPLPIGITRAGQWVTGPAASEMLSPTSSPDAVAALDTDAPALAPPAKVLTALADVLPQLDVAIPVLHGTYGEDGTIQGLFEMLGLPYVGCGVLASATGMDKIVMKQLFRQSGLPVVDFRWFARHEWVANAQRLTDSIVEELGFPLFVKPANLGSSVGITRVDDVSNFKSAVELAARYDRRIIVEKGYDVREIEVSVLGNDHPEASLPGEIISSAAFYDYADKYSPDSQSQLVIPARLTPDQTAAIRALAVRAFQALDGAGLARVDFFLLPQTGEIMVNEINTMPGFTRISMYPKLWEASGRSLPSILNQLIDLALARHAEKTQLARGPNSASSAGLDTPPGPLSSRAAVREYESC